One window of the Deltaproteobacteria bacterium genome contains the following:
- a CDS encoding RNA pseudouridine synthase → MLFQSETCVVIDKPAGMPVQRHPQHHAATIEDQMPGWLPVHRLDNETSGCLLLAKTPEVYEMLRAQFERQLVAKTYLAIVHGLTPETFAVETPIAHHARKEHRMVPAVPGAQFRGQPQAARTEVTTIHHYYPNAARPVALSLVRIVIPTGVRHQIRVHLNLHGFPIVGDKLYGKRVLHSQFTMPRHLLHAHRLTFTPPEGEAPVTAEAPSPDDFSL, encoded by the coding sequence ATGCTATTCCAGTCCGAGACGTGCGTGGTGATCGACAAGCCGGCGGGGATGCCGGTGCAGCGGCATCCACAACACCATGCCGCAACGATTGAAGATCAAATGCCAGGATGGCTGCCGGTGCATCGGTTAGACAACGAGACTTCTGGATGCCTGTTGTTGGCAAAAACGCCGGAGGTCTATGAAATGCTGCGGGCGCAATTCGAACGGCAATTGGTCGCGAAGACCTATCTCGCCATCGTCCATGGGCTGACACCAGAGACGTTCGCTGTCGAAACACCGATCGCGCATCATGCCCGCAAAGAACACCGCATGGTCCCGGCCGTGCCCGGCGCGCAGTTCCGCGGCCAACCGCAGGCGGCACGCACGGAAGTCACGACGATCCACCACTATTACCCCAACGCGGCACGGCCGGTGGCACTCTCATTAGTCCGGATCGTCATCCCCACCGGAGTGCGGCACCAAATTCGCGTGCATCTGAACCTCCACGGCTTCCCGATTGTCGGCGATAAACTCTACGGCAAGCGGGTGTTACACTCACAATTCACGATGCCACGGCACTTGCTCCATGCACATCGCCTGACCTTTACGCCGCCTGAGGGCGAGGCCCCGGTCACCGCAGAGGCTCCATCCCCGGATGATTTTTCTCTTTGA
- the trxB gene encoding thioredoxin-disulfide reductase — translation MHNVIILGSGPAGCTAAIYAARADLKPLVIEGSQPGGQLTITTEVENYPGFPKGVMGPELMDLFRAQAAHFGTEFVQAHIERVELGARPFTLHAGLKSWQTQTLIVATGASAKLLGIPSEAQLMGHGVSACATCDGFFFRDQDVFVIGGGDTALEEATFLTKFARTVTIVHRRDQLRASKAMQHRATHHPKIRFIWDSAVDEIFDVQQHKVTGLRLKNLKTGALSDHAADGVFIAIGHQPNTQLFAGSLEMDAVGYLQTKPGSTHTNIPGVFVCGDAQDHTYRQAITAAGTGCMAAIDAERFLQG, via the coding sequence ATGCATAACGTCATTATCTTAGGGAGTGGTCCGGCGGGGTGTACGGCGGCGATCTATGCCGCGCGCGCCGATCTGAAGCCGCTGGTCATTGAAGGCAGCCAGCCGGGCGGACAACTGACGATCACGACCGAGGTCGAAAACTATCCCGGATTTCCGAAAGGCGTCATGGGTCCGGAGCTGATGGACTTGTTTCGTGCACAAGCCGCGCATTTCGGGACGGAGTTCGTGCAGGCCCACATCGAGCGCGTGGAACTCGGCGCGCGTCCGTTCACGCTGCACGCGGGGCTCAAGTCGTGGCAGACGCAGACGCTGATTGTTGCGACCGGCGCGTCGGCGAAGTTGCTCGGCATCCCGTCGGAGGCGCAGTTGATGGGCCACGGCGTCTCGGCGTGTGCCACCTGCGACGGATTTTTCTTCCGTGACCAAGACGTTTTCGTGATCGGCGGCGGCGACACCGCGTTGGAAGAGGCGACGTTTCTCACCAAATTTGCGCGCACCGTGACGATCGTCCACCGCCGTGATCAGTTGCGTGCCTCGAAGGCGATGCAACACCGTGCCACGCACCATCCGAAAATCCGCTTCATTTGGGACAGCGCCGTCGACGAAATCTTCGACGTGCAGCAGCACAAAGTGACCGGACTGCGTTTGAAAAATCTGAAAACCGGCGCGTTGAGCGACCACGCTGCGGATGGCGTGTTCATCGCGATCGGGCATCAGCCGAACACGCAGCTCTTTGCGGGCAGTCTCGAGATGGACGCGGTCGGCTATTTGCAGACCAAGCCCGGCTCGACGCACACGAATATCCCCGGCGTCTTCGTTTGCGGCGACGCGCAAGACCACACGTATCGCCAAGCGATCACCGCCGCCGGGACCGGCTGTATGGCCGCGATCGATGCGGAACGATTTTTACAGGGATAG
- a CDS encoding HAMP domain-containing histidine kinase → MAEGREQMQAVVSTLSHELRSPMAIVKAALANLREEVGGTLTDTQATWVATAERQCDRLLRLIQNHLEFSRLTSGRVRLTRTRVSLSPLLEQVRDDFQHQAKARGLELTLELEEDLPEIEADPDSLVQVLHNLIGNALRFASAQVRIEACRDMGEVRLSVCDDGPGIDPLRAAMLFDHYTQLARQADVDGYKGTGLGLAIAREIVNLHDGRLWVESIPGAGARFHCVFPAVVELVAPPPPVNPVVPAPFATAEGF, encoded by the coding sequence ATGGCCGAAGGGCGCGAACAAATGCAGGCAGTGGTCAGCACCCTCTCTCATGAGCTGCGCAGTCCGATGGCCATCGTCAAGGCCGCGTTGGCCAATTTACGCGAAGAAGTGGGGGGGACACTCACCGACACGCAGGCCACGTGGGTGGCCACGGCGGAACGGCAGTGTGATCGGTTGCTCCGTCTGATTCAGAATCATTTGGAATTCAGTCGGTTGACTTCGGGCCGTGTCCGTCTGACCCGCACCCGGGTGTCGCTCTCCCCACTCCTCGAACAGGTCCGCGACGACTTTCAGCACCAAGCAAAGGCCCGCGGCCTGGAACTTACGTTGGAGCTGGAAGAGGACCTCCCCGAGATCGAGGCGGACCCGGATAGTCTCGTGCAGGTCCTCCACAACTTGATCGGCAACGCGCTTCGATTTGCCTCGGCGCAGGTGCGGATCGAGGCGTGTCGCGACATGGGAGAGGTGCGGCTCTCGGTGTGCGACGACGGTCCTGGCATCGATCCGTTGCGCGCGGCGATGCTGTTTGATCACTATACGCAGCTGGCGCGGCAGGCCGACGTGGACGGCTACAAGGGGACTGGTCTTGGGCTCGCGATTGCGCGCGAGATTGTGAATTTGCATGACGGTCGGCTCTGGGTCGAAAGTATCCCCGGGGCCGGCGCGCGTTTCCATTGTGTCTTTCCGGCCGTGGTGGAGCTGGTTGCCCCGCCACCCCCTGTGAACCCTGTGGTCCCGGCGCCATTCGCCACGGCCGAAGGTTTTTGA
- the radC gene encoding DNA repair protein RadC, with product MGIGAWPVGERPREKMVAHGARALSDAELIAILLRSGTRGQSACDVARELLTHCSGLHGLMGAELDEVATVPGVGRVKAVILAAAMELARRWATAQPSAPPVLDSSEALFMRYHPQLRSRGREHFVAVALDGRHRLLREQWVSAGDRGSAVVPVRELFAAALACRAGALAVLHNHPSGDAAPSADDHHVTEHLAAAGRFLDIPLLDHLIIGDSDYFSFRDAGLLG from the coding sequence ATGGGCATTGGCGCATGGCCGGTTGGGGAACGACCGCGGGAAAAAATGGTGGCGCATGGGGCACGCGCGTTGAGCGACGCCGAATTGATCGCGATTCTGCTCCGCAGCGGCACGCGCGGGCAGTCGGCGTGCGATGTCGCGCGAGAATTGCTTACCCACTGCAGCGGACTGCATGGACTGATGGGCGCGGAGCTTGACGAAGTCGCGACCGTGCCCGGCGTGGGGCGTGTGAAGGCCGTGATATTAGCCGCCGCGATGGAACTGGCACGCCGTTGGGCCACGGCGCAGCCGTCCGCGCCGCCGGTGCTCGACTCGAGTGAAGCGCTGTTCATGCGCTATCACCCGCAACTGCGCAGTCGCGGCCGCGAACATTTCGTCGCCGTCGCGCTCGATGGGCGGCACCGATTGTTGCGCGAGCAATGGGTCAGCGCCGGAGATCGCGGCAGCGCCGTGGTTCCGGTCCGCGAACTCTTCGCCGCCGCCCTCGCCTGTCGCGCCGGCGCGTTGGCTGTGCTCCACAATCATCCGAGCGGCGATGCCGCGCCGAGCGCAGACGACCATCACGTGACGGAACACCTCGCTGCTGCGGGTCGCTTCTTGGACATTCCGTTGCTCGATCATTTGATCATCGGCGACAGCGACTACTTCAGCTTCCGCGACGCCGGTCTGCTCGGGTGA
- a CDS encoding YifB family Mg chelatase-like AAA ATPase, translating to MLATIHSAGLHGIEAFPVTVEVDLAAHGLPGWHLVGLPETVVRESKDRVTSALRNAGFQLRYRKTTINLAPARRRKVGNYFDLPIALGLLTAAQLLSPTHTAPLLCVGELLLSGELQAIPGALSLALFARAHGAVLVAPAANTPELQLVRGLRYFAPHTLGELVTQLHDTTPPSVADPPPFTTRPPALDMADVQGQPLARRALEIAAAGHHHLLFLGPPGSGKTMLAARLPGLLPPLHPDEAIDTTRIYSAMGRLNGTPLITTRPFRAPHHGASAAGLVGGGSVPEAGEITLAHHGVLFLDEIAEFRRDVLEALRQPLESGQITVSRAGVHAHFPARFLFVAAANPCHCGYLGHPTVACQCTLAQIQHYRRKLSGPLLDRIDLHIGIGPLPADDMLNTRPAESSAVVHARVLAARARQAARYHALPAATNGALSAAETRRCCAPAPEARQLLIAAIERHGLSARAYDRVLRIARTIADLADDDTLAAPYVAEALQYRVLDRPL from the coding sequence ATGCTCGCGACGATTCACAGTGCGGGACTGCATGGGATCGAGGCCTTTCCGGTCACGGTCGAGGTCGATCTGGCGGCGCATGGATTGCCGGGCTGGCATTTGGTCGGACTCCCGGAAACCGTCGTGCGCGAAAGTAAAGATCGCGTCACGTCGGCATTGCGCAACGCCGGTTTTCAGCTCCGTTATCGGAAGACGACAATCAACCTTGCCCCGGCGCGGCGGCGCAAAGTCGGCAATTACTTCGACCTCCCGATCGCCCTCGGTTTGCTGACTGCGGCACAGTTGCTCTCGCCTACGCACACCGCGCCGTTGCTCTGCGTCGGCGAATTGCTGCTCTCCGGCGAGTTGCAAGCCATTCCCGGGGCGCTTTCGCTCGCGCTGTTCGCGCGCGCCCATGGCGCCGTCCTCGTCGCGCCGGCCGCGAACACGCCGGAGCTGCAACTGGTCCGCGGACTGCGCTACTTCGCTCCGCACACGCTCGGTGAACTCGTGACACAGTTGCACGATACGACGCCCCCCAGCGTGGCCGATCCGCCGCCCTTCACCACCCGACCACCCGCGCTCGATATGGCCGACGTGCAGGGCCAACCGCTCGCGCGCCGCGCCCTCGAAATTGCGGCCGCCGGCCATCATCATCTCCTCTTCCTCGGTCCACCAGGCAGCGGCAAGACGATGCTCGCGGCCCGGCTCCCCGGACTCTTGCCGCCACTCCATCCCGATGAAGCGATCGACACGACGCGCATCTACAGCGCGATGGGACGACTGAACGGCACACCGCTGATCACGACACGTCCATTTCGCGCGCCGCACCACGGCGCCAGCGCAGCAGGACTGGTCGGCGGCGGATCGGTGCCGGAGGCGGGCGAAATCACGCTCGCGCATCACGGCGTCTTGTTCCTCGACGAGATCGCGGAGTTTCGGCGCGACGTGTTGGAAGCGTTGCGCCAACCGCTCGAATCGGGACAGATCACCGTCTCGCGCGCCGGCGTCCACGCGCATTTTCCCGCTCGCTTCTTGTTCGTCGCCGCCGCCAACCCGTGCCACTGCGGATACCTCGGCCATCCGACGGTCGCGTGTCAGTGCACCTTGGCGCAGATCCAACACTACCGGCGGAAACTCTCTGGCCCATTGCTCGATCGGATCGACTTGCATATCGGTATCGGTCCGCTCCCGGCCGACGACATGCTCAACACCCGCCCGGCGGAATCCTCGGCCGTCGTGCATGCGCGGGTCCTCGCGGCCCGCGCCCGACAGGCAGCGCGCTATCACGCTCTTCCTGCGGCCACCAACGGCGCGCTCTCCGCTGCGGAGACGCGGCGTTGCTGTGCGCCGGCGCCCGAGGCCCGCCAATTGTTGATCGCCGCGATCGAACGCCACGGTCTATCCGCCCGCGCGTACGATCGCGTGCTCCGCATCGCGCGCACCATTGCCGACTTGGCCGACGACGACACGTTGGCTGCCCCATACGTCGCAGAGGCGCTGCAATACCGCGTGTTGGATCGGCCACTATGA